A region from the Paludicola sp. MB14-C6 genome encodes:
- a CDS encoding MFS transporter, giving the protein MTTLLVIIYLSFISLGLPDSLLGSAWPIIQKDLATTFSIAGYISMTTCAGTVISSLISNRMVLKFGTGKVTFVSVVMTGLALLGCTFAPNVLFLFAMALPLGLGAGSVDAALNNFVALHYESKHMSWLHCFWGIGATAGPAIMSIFLLSQGGWRKGYLTIAILQLSLALLLFFTLPLWNRSTNRTSIIDAVQQKPISNREAMKIPYVKLALVSFIFFCATELTTGLWSSSYLVSVKQVSPAIAARWAAYFYAGITGGRFISGFLSIKVKSPTLIRIGQLICVIGAITLMLPLPAYFSMIGIILLGLGTSPIYPSMLHETPNRFGAENSGAIMGLQMAFAYIGSTFAPPLMGAIASITTIKIFPYFLLLCVLTMLITSEILQKKIVSKNRVNIIE; this is encoded by the coding sequence ATGACAACATTACTTGTAATTATATATCTTTCATTTATTAGCTTAGGATTACCCGATTCACTACTTGGAAGTGCGTGGCCGATTATACAAAAGGATTTAGCAACAACGTTTAGTATTGCAGGCTACATTTCTATGACCACGTGTGCCGGAACGGTAATTTCAAGCTTAATCAGTAATAGAATGGTTTTAAAGTTTGGTACAGGCAAGGTCACTTTTGTTAGTGTTGTGATGACAGGTCTTGCTTTATTAGGCTGTACATTTGCACCAAACGTTTTATTTCTATTTGCAATGGCTTTGCCACTTGGCCTAGGCGCAGGAAGCGTTGATGCTGCACTTAATAATTTTGTAGCACTACACTATGAATCAAAGCATATGAGTTGGTTACACTGCTTTTGGGGTATCGGTGCAACCGCGGGTCCTGCAATTATGTCTATTTTCTTATTGAGTCAAGGCGGTTGGAGAAAAGGTTATTTAACGATTGCAATTCTTCAGCTTTCCCTAGCTTTATTGCTGTTTTTTACTTTACCTCTTTGGAATAGAAGTACTAATCGAACCAGCATTATAGATGCAGTACAACAAAAACCTATAAGTAATCGAGAAGCAATGAAAATACCATATGTAAAGTTGGCACTCGTATCTTTTATCTTTTTCTGTGCGACTGAATTAACAACAGGACTTTGGAGTAGTAGTTATTTGGTTTCGGTAAAACAAGTATCGCCAGCTATTGCGGCACGATGGGCGGCGTATTTTTATGCCGGAATTACGGGAGGTAGATTTATATCCGGGTTCCTTTCTATAAAAGTGAAAAGTCCGACTTTAATACGTATTGGACAGTTAATTTGTGTTATAGGTGCTATTACGCTGATGCTTCCATTGCCTGCTTATTTTTCAATGATAGGAATCATCCTTCTTGGGCTAGGAACATCACCGATATATCCATCTATGCTGCACGAAACTCCTAATAGGTTTGGAGCAGAAAACTCTGGTGCAATTATGGGATTGCAAATGGCGTTCGCATATATTGGTAGTACGTTTGCTCCACCGTTAATGGGTGCAATCGCGTCAATAACTACTATAAAAATTTTCCCATATTTTCTGTTATTGTGTGTGTTAACAATGCTGATTACATCTGAAATATTACAGAAAAAAATAGTAAGTAAAAATCGAGTAAATATAATTGAATGA
- a CDS encoding sensor domain-containing diguanylate cyclase has product MHKKQMKTMLSVLAILSTCILFICILFVYWLQMSSAINEESYSCVENLAKQRRDNIKAVLQLNLKSLDMIAATLSSPNIKDSKEQQIEILETSISKTSFKQLGILTSNGDIIATKGSYFDELPIDYYENILQDESEFAFLNAKNNIEKRYIYHAPFSYSNENKAILLGVMDFQTFQNTISSQLYDERFNITITDHRMNPLITKFKNSNNDFNTQSVTKIIESLNTHTKNDIYNNTELLKEDTLSFKISGDKYVMHYTPLNMDHYYIVSTIDDAYLSTDSKYIFKISIIFFILTFVVFSSIIIIIYLNLNKSKSRIHKTKLEFETVMANIPGGVVEFLYDDCLTIKFLNDGISKLIQFSKKDIETVLNNSFLNLVHEKDREQLASAIVDQMTTNKTVEIDCRIMCKDGTYSWFLFKGRMISNTDQNPSCLCVLTDITDKKQVQHELNLNMQRYRVVTEQSDSIIFEYSFVDQSVYLSDKWDNKFSFNSKQPNFIEQAKKVNLVHPQDYETFKTMFDLLQKGKKYCECEVRLAKSPDKYIWCRIKASTIIDENDVVSKTVGKIIDIDQQKRETDMLKQKAENDSLTGLYNKGTTSMLIDNYLTHKGKNGKHTLLFLDIDNFKNVNDTLGHLVGDSVILQVTSKLKKIIRSSDICGRVGGDEFVILLKNTTNMDFIRNKANEICEAFRQTVSSKNISIDISGSIGIAFYDIDGTTFNELVDKADTALYEAKKGGKNQYIIYGGNRIL; this is encoded by the coding sequence ATGCATAAAAAGCAAATGAAAACAATGCTTAGCGTGCTAGCAATACTCAGTACATGTATTCTATTTATCTGTATACTTTTCGTTTATTGGTTACAAATGAGTTCTGCAATTAACGAAGAGAGTTATTCGTGCGTGGAAAATCTCGCTAAACAAAGAAGAGACAATATCAAGGCAGTACTCCAACTCAATTTAAAATCTCTTGATATGATTGCAGCTACTCTCAGTAGCCCCAATATTAAAGATAGTAAAGAACAACAGATTGAAATTCTGGAAACCAGTATTTCAAAAACTTCCTTTAAGCAACTTGGAATTTTAACGTCAAACGGAGATATTATAGCAACCAAAGGTTCTTATTTTGACGAATTGCCAATTGATTATTATGAAAATATTCTGCAAGATGAATCAGAATTTGCTTTTTTAAATGCAAAAAACAATATAGAAAAGCGTTATATCTACCACGCTCCGTTTTCCTATTCAAATGAAAATAAAGCTATTTTACTAGGTGTTATGGATTTTCAAACATTTCAAAACACCATTAGCTCTCAATTATATGATGAACGATTTAACATCACTATTACCGATCATCGAATGAACCCCTTAATTACCAAATTCAAAAATAGCAATAATGATTTCAATACACAATCCGTAACCAAAATAATTGAATCACTAAATACCCATACAAAGAATGACATCTATAACAATACCGAACTTCTAAAAGAGGACACCCTATCATTCAAGATATCGGGAGATAAATATGTCATGCACTATACCCCACTTAATATGGATCATTATTACATTGTTTCAACTATAGATGATGCATATCTTTCAACAGACAGCAAATACATATTTAAAATCTCTATCATCTTCTTTATTTTAACCTTTGTAGTGTTTTCAAGCATTATTATCATCATCTATCTAAATTTAAACAAAAGTAAAAGTCGTATTCATAAAACCAAATTAGAATTTGAAACCGTTATGGCGAATATTCCGGGTGGTGTGGTGGAATTTCTATATGATGATTGCTTAACAATAAAATTTTTAAATGATGGCATATCTAAGTTAATCCAATTCAGTAAAAAGGATATCGAAACCGTTTTGAATAACAGCTTTCTAAACTTAGTACACGAAAAAGATCGTGAACAGTTGGCTTCTGCAATTGTTGACCAAATGACTACCAATAAAACGGTAGAAATTGATTGCCGCATCATGTGCAAAGATGGTACATACAGCTGGTTCTTATTTAAAGGACGTATGATTTCGAATACTGACCAAAACCCATCGTGTTTATGTGTGTTAACAGATATTACAGATAAAAAGCAGGTACAACACGAATTGAATTTAAATATGCAACGTTATCGTGTCGTGACCGAGCAGTCAGATAGTATCATTTTTGAATACAGCTTTGTTGATCAGAGCGTATATTTATCAGATAAATGGGATAATAAATTTAGCTTTAATTCAAAACAGCCTAACTTTATTGAACAAGCAAAGAAAGTCAATTTGGTACATCCACAGGATTACGAAACTTTTAAAACAATGTTTGACCTTTTACAAAAAGGCAAGAAGTACTGTGAATGTGAAGTTCGGTTAGCAAAATCGCCCGATAAATACATCTGGTGTCGCATCAAAGCCTCCACAATTATCGATGAAAATGATGTTGTTTCAAAAACCGTTGGTAAAATTATTGATATCGACCAACAAAAGCGTGAAACCGATATGCTAAAGCAAAAGGCGGAAAACGACTCATTAACAGGCCTTTATAACAAAGGTACCACTAGTATGTTGATTGATAATTATCTCACCCACAAGGGCAAAAACGGTAAACATACGCTCCTATTCTTAGACATAGATAACTTCAAAAATGTAAACGATACTTTAGGCCATTTAGTAGGAGATTCCGTTATACTTCAAGTCACATCGAAATTGAAAAAAATTATTCGTTCTTCTGATATCTGTGGACGTGTTGGAGGCGATGAATTTGTTATTTTACTAAAAAATACAACAAATATGGATTTTATACGAAACAAAGCAAATGAAATTTGTGAAGCTTTCCGTCAAACAGTAAGTTCTAAAAATATTTCAATTGATATATCAGGCAGCATTGGTATCGCTTTTTACGATATAGATGGTACTACTTTTAATGAATTGGTGGATAAAGCAGATACTGCTTTATATGAAGCAAAAAAAGGCGGTAAAAATCAATATATTATTTATGGTGGAAATAGAATACTTTAA